From the genome of Nicotiana sylvestris chromosome 2, ASM39365v2, whole genome shotgun sequence, one region includes:
- the LOC104225251 gene encoding pto-interacting protein 1-like, with protein sequence MGYSPSSCTDSLEERFHNSHSSKTQNLAVKTNHYELKIKSLIYKMIWDLGLACIIPPRRRRNSVIKNQCKNKDNENGKNLEHNKAWLLAEAGGCGGPELINADPHSVHSSFRFNLCTQVELDESMKLENSCSSSSATTTVLMVNLDNGFTDLNKSDQELKFRKVESLERNISPVVHSLIRFSFNEIVSATRNFSKGRVLGRGALSYVFRGRVGFLRTTVAIKRLDMEDKESPKAFCRELMIASSLHNQYIVPLVGFCIDPEEGLFLVYKYVSGGSLERYLHGKKRGVKGGPALTWSARYKVAVGIAESIGYLHNGTERCVVHRDIKPSNILLSSKKTPKLCDFGLATWTPAPSVHFLCKTVKGTFGYLAPEYFQHGKVSDKTDVYAFGVVLLELLTGRKPIEAKRGPGEENLVSWAKPLLQQDVLEKFLDPRLKVPRKNVHQISRMVQAATACIHSEESRRPDIDEIIDILRGREPDSFTKKKTILPSNSYVIDPQLQQTRNEMKSHLALAMLGVADFEDDDLYFR encoded by the exons ATGGGGTATTCCCCAAGTAGTTGTACTGACTCTTTGGAGGAGCGTTTTCACAACTCACACTCCTCAAAGACTCAAAATTTAGCCGTTAAAACTAATCACTACGAGCTAAAGATTAAATCTTTAATCTACAAAATGATTTGGGATTTGGGATTAGCCTGTATTATCCCACCTCGTAGACGTCGAAATTCTGTAATCAAGAATCAGTgcaaaaataaagataatgaaaatgGCAAGAATTTGGAGCATAACAAAGCTTGGTTACTTGCAGAGGCTGGAGGGTGTGGTGGTCCAGAGTTGATTAATGCGGACCCACATTCGGTTCACTCTTCTTTTAGGTTCAATTTATGTACTCAAGTTGAGCTTGATGAGTCAATGAAGTTGGAAAATAgctgttcttcttcttctgctaCTACTACTGTGTTAATGGTGAATTTGGATAATGGGTTTACTGATCTTAATAAGTCTGATCAAGAGCTGAAATTTAGGAAAGTTGAGTCTTTAGAGAGGAATATTTCTCCTGTGGTCCATTCCTTGATTAGGTTCAGCTTTAATGAGATTGTTTCTGCTACTAGAAATTTTTCTAAAG GAAGAGTTTTGGGAAGAGGAGCATTGAGCTATGTATTCAGAGGAAGAGTGGGATTTTTGAGGACAACAGTGGCAATTAAGAGGTTAGATATGGAGGATAAGGAATCTCCAAAGGCATTTTGTAGGGAATTGATGATTGCTAGTTCTCTTCATAACCAATACATTGTTCCTCTTGTGGGTTTTTGCATTGATCCAGAGGAGGGTTTATTTTTGGTGTACAAGTATGTATCTGGTGGAAGTTTAGAGCGGTATTTGCATG GGAAGAAGAGGGGAGTTAAAGGTGGTCCAGCACTTACATGGTCTGCTAGGTATAAGGTGGCTGTTGGTATTGCAGAGTCAATTGGGTATTTGCATAATGGGACTGAGAGATGTGTTGTTCACAGAGACATCAAACCCTCAAACATTCTTCTTTCATCAAAGAAAACTCCCAAG TTGTGTGACTTTGGCTTAGCTACATGGACTCCTGCACCTTCAGTACATTTCCTTTGTAAAACTGTGAAAGGAACATTTGG GTACTTAGCCCCAGAATATTTTCAGCATGGTAAAGTGTCTGATAAAACTGATGTTTATGCTTTTGGAGTTGTCCTGTTGGAGCTATTAACTGGACGGAAGCCAATTGAAGCGAAAAGAGGACCAGGAGAAGAAAACTTGGTTTCATGG GCAAAGCCACTACTGCAGCAAGATGTTCTTGAAAAGTTTCTTGATCCAAGACTTAAAGTTCCTCGAAAGAATGTGCACCAAATATCTCGGATGGTTCAAGCAGCAACTGCATGTATACACAGTGAAGAATCTCGAAGGCCTGATATTGATGAGATCATCGACATATTAAGAGGCAGAGAGCCTGATTCCTTCACTAAGAAGAAGACCATTTTACCAAGTAACAGCTATGTGATTGACCCCCAATTGCAGCAGACTAGAAACGAAATGAAGAGTCATTTAGCCTTGGCGATGCTAGGAGTTGCAGATTTTGAGGATGATGACCTTTATTTTCGTTGA